A window from Chloroflexota bacterium encodes these proteins:
- a CDS encoding toxin-antitoxin system HicB family antitoxin translates to MKLPYRMEVYRDGDYWAAEFPQLPGLAARAERWEDLEREIEDAKRAWFETMIELGREIPMPRTAEAYSGKLQLRLPRSLHAQAARASERDGVSLNTFIVTTIAKELGQKRGWT, encoded by the coding sequence ATGAAGCTCCCGTATCGCATGGAAGTGTACCGGGACGGGGATTATTGGGCCGCCGAGTTCCCCCAGCTTCCGGGCCTCGCCGCGCGCGCCGAGCGGTGGGAGGACCTTGAGCGCGAGATCGAAGACGCAAAGCGCGCATGGTTCGAAACGATGATCGAGTTGGGCCGCGAGATCCCCATGCCCCGGACCGCAGAAGCCTATAGCGGCAAGCTCCAGCTCCGCCTGCCCAGGAGCCTGCACGCCCAGGCCGCCCGAGCGTCTGAGCGTGACGGGGTGAGCCTTAACACGTTCATCGTGACCACGATCGCGAAGGAGCTGGGCCAAAAACGGGGATGGACGTGA